The following nucleotide sequence is from Flavimarina sp. Hel_I_48.
GTAAAAGTCAAGGGACGGAAGAGCAGGCGCAGGAATTGGCGCGCGAATCAAAAGCTAGGTGGTGGGAAGAAAACAAAGAACGTTTCATTAAGTGAGGCTCGTTGTAGATACCAATATTGTATTTAGCGCTTTATTGAATCCAGATTCGGAAATAGGAGTTTTGCTTTGGATCTAGATGATCGATTCGATTTCTATGGCCCAGAACTTCTGCTGGAAGAAATCGAACGTTATTCGGAAAAACTAATGCGGTATACTAAAATTGATTTGGATAACTTTTATAAAATCAAAACATGGCTCTTGGATTCCATAAATATAATTGAAGAGGAACTAATTTCAAACAAAAGTTGGAAGGAAGCATTTGAATTGGTCAAGGATGTGGATGTAGATGATACACCTTTTGTTGCTTTAGCAATACAATTGAATTGTCAATTATGGACAGGAGATAAAAAACTTGCAGGATCAATTTATCATAAAAATGAAAAACTTATACTAAATACTCAAGAAGTTCTAAAATTACTTTAGATAGAGAAACAACGTTTCCAAAGTTTGAAGCTTTGGAAACGTTAGGACGAAGAGATTAGAAATAGGAATAATAATAGCAATAATCAATAGTTAAGCATGAAAGTACACTTAAACCGCATCAACAACGATTATCTTTTTGAAGCTAAAGGCGCTTCGGGCATCCCGGTGATGATCGATAATAAAACGGGCGATGAAGTAAAAGGTTCAAGCCCCATGGAATTACTGCTCATGGGTGTGGGAGGTTGCAGCGCGATAGATATCATTTCGATTTTGAAAAAGCAAAAACTGGAAATTGATTCTTATGCGGTAGAGGTGGAGGGCGACCGCAAAGAAGTGGGCGGTGCAAAACCGTTCAAGGCAATGGTGGTCAAAGTATTTTTAGAAGGTGAAATTCCGCCAGAAAAAGCCCTTCGCGCCGCAAAACTTAGTTTTGAGAAGTATTGTTCAGTTTCCATTACAATGCAGGCTGGAGTGGATATTATCTATCAGGTTTTTCTAAATGGGGAAGCACTGGCCTGAAAAATAACTTAAGACAAGCGCAAGAATAAAAATAGTAACAAGAATAGTAATAAAAGAGAATGAGCAAGCATTTTGAGACCGAAGCCATACGCACACAAATAAACCGAACCGAATTTCAGGAGCATTCCATGCCCATGTATTTGACTTCGAGTTTTGTTTTTGAGGATGCCGAAGATATGCGCGCGTCTTTTTCTGAAGAGAAAGAACGCAATATATACAGCCGTTTTACCAACCCCAATACCAGCGAATTTGTGGATAAAATCTGCAAAATGGAAGGCGCCGAAGCCGGTTATGCGTTTGCCACAGGGATGTCTGCCGTATTTTCCACCTTTGCTGCGCTTTTAAATAGTGGCGATCATATCGTTTCCGCACGGTCGGTTTTTGGCTCTACACACTCCCTTTTTACAAAGTTTTTACCTAAATGGAATATCACAACCTCTTATTTTAAAGTAGATGAGGTTGACACTTTAGAAAGCCTGATCACACCCGAAACCAAGGTGCTTTATGTGGAATCGCCAACCAATCCCGCGGTTGATGTACTGGATCTCGAACTTCTGGGGGAAATTGCCAAAAAACACAACTTAATTTACATTGTAGACAATTGCTTTGCAACTCCGTATTTACAGCAGCCTATCAAATTTGGTGCAGATTTGGTCATTCATTCTGCGACGAAAATGATTGATGGACAGGGACGCGTTCTGGGCGGTGTGACTGTTGGGAAATCAGAATTGATTCGTGAAGTTTATCTTTTTGCACGCAATACGGGTCCGGCGCTTTCTCCTTTCAACGCCTGGGTACTTTCCAAAAGTTTGGAAACACTGGCGGTTAGAGCCGAAAAACACTGTGAAAATGCCTTAAAAGTGGCAGAATTCCTTGAAAAACACGATAAAATCAACAAGGTCAAATATCCGTTCCTAAAGTCGCATGCAATGTATGAAGTTGCTAAAAAGCAGATGAAGCTGGGCGGAAATGTGGTCGCTTTTGAAGTAAAGGGCGGTATTGATGCGGGCAGGAAATTTTTGAATACTATTAAAATGTGCTCGCTTTCGGCTAATCTGGGAGACACCCGTACCATAGTTACCCACCCTGCATCGACCACACATAGCAAACTCAGTGAAGAAGATCGTAATGAAGTAGG
It contains:
- a CDS encoding PIN domain-containing protein yields the protein MESRFGNRSFALDLDDRFDFYGPELLLEEIERYSEKLMRYTKIDLDNFYKIKTWLLDSINIIEEELISNKSWKEAFELVKDVDVDDTPFVALAIQLNCQLWTGDKKLAGSIYHKNEKLILNTQEVLKLL
- a CDS encoding OsmC family protein → MKVHLNRINNDYLFEAKGASGIPVMIDNKTGDEVKGSSPMELLLMGVGGCSAIDIISILKKQKLEIDSYAVEVEGDRKEVGGAKPFKAMVVKVFLEGEIPPEKALRAAKLSFEKYCSVSITMQAGVDIIYQVFLNGEALA
- a CDS encoding O-succinylhomoserine sulfhydrylase — its product is MSKHFETEAIRTQINRTEFQEHSMPMYLTSSFVFEDAEDMRASFSEEKERNIYSRFTNPNTSEFVDKICKMEGAEAGYAFATGMSAVFSTFAALLNSGDHIVSARSVFGSTHSLFTKFLPKWNITTSYFKVDEVDTLESLITPETKVLYVESPTNPAVDVLDLELLGEIAKKHNLIYIVDNCFATPYLQQPIKFGADLVIHSATKMIDGQGRVLGGVTVGKSELIREVYLFARNTGPALSPFNAWVLSKSLETLAVRAEKHCENALKVAEFLEKHDKINKVKYPFLKSHAMYEVAKKQMKLGGNVVAFEVKGGIDAGRKFLNTIKMCSLSANLGDTRTIVTHPASTTHSKLSEEDRNEVGITDGLVRISVGLEHVDDVIEDLQQALTAV